The Larus michahellis chromosome 2, bLarMic1.1, whole genome shotgun sequence genome window below encodes:
- the ID4 gene encoding DNA-binding protein inhibitor ID-4 isoform X1, whose amino-acid sequence MKAVSPVRHPSRKAQPGVAGGGGGGGHPALRCLAEHSGCKGGPPSGEEPAALCLQCDMNDCYSRLRKLVPTIPPNKRVSKVEILQHVIDYILDLQLALETHPALLRQQQPPPPALHPGSCPAGTPRTPLTALNTDPAGSVNKPGDSILCR is encoded by the exons ATGAAAGCCGTGAGTCCCGTCCGGCACCCCAGCCGCAAGGCACAGCCCGGCgtggcgggcggcggcggcggggggggacacccagccctgCGGTGCCTGGCCGAGCACAGCGGCTGCAAGGGGGGCCCGCCGTCGGGCGAGGAGCCGGCGGCGCTGTGCCTGCAGTGCGATATGAATGACTGTTACAGCCGGCTGAGGAAGCTGGTGCCCACCATCCCGCCCAACAAGAGGGTCAGCAAAGTGGAGATCCTGCAGCATGTCATCGACTACATTCTCGACCTGCAGCTGGCTCTGGAGACGCACCCGGCGCTGctccggcagcagcagccgccgccgcccgccctgcaCCCAGGCAGCTGTCCGGCGGGCACCCCCAGGACCCCGCTGACAGCCCTCAACACTGACCCG GCTGGCTCTGTTAACAAGCCGGGGGACAGCATCCTCTGCCGCTGA
- the ID4 gene encoding DNA-binding protein inhibitor ID-4 isoform X2: protein MKAVSPVRHPSRKAQPGVAGGGGGGGHPALRCLAEHSGCKGGPPSGEEPAALCLQCDMNDCYSRLRKLVPTIPPNKRVSKVEILQHVIDYILDLQLALETHPALLRQQQPPPPALHPGSCPAGTPRTPLTALNTDPVRGWLC, encoded by the exons ATGAAAGCCGTGAGTCCCGTCCGGCACCCCAGCCGCAAGGCACAGCCCGGCgtggcgggcggcggcggcggggggggacacccagccctgCGGTGCCTGGCCGAGCACAGCGGCTGCAAGGGGGGCCCGCCGTCGGGCGAGGAGCCGGCGGCGCTGTGCCTGCAGTGCGATATGAATGACTGTTACAGCCGGCTGAGGAAGCTGGTGCCCACCATCCCGCCCAACAAGAGGGTCAGCAAAGTGGAGATCCTGCAGCATGTCATCGACTACATTCTCGACCTGCAGCTGGCTCTGGAGACGCACCCGGCGCTGctccggcagcagcagccgccgccgcccgccctgcaCCCAGGCAGCTGTCCGGCGGGCACCCCCAGGACCCCGCTGACAGCCCTCAACACTGACCCGGTAAGAG GCTGGCTCTGTTAA